From Bos indicus isolate NIAB-ARS_2022 breed Sahiwal x Tharparkar chromosome X, NIAB-ARS_B.indTharparkar_mat_pri_1.0, whole genome shotgun sequence:
TATCCAATATAAGTTATTCAGATTTCCTCCAGGGTTCCCAAAATGACCTTTATAGATGTCTCTTTTCTTTAAACCCAAGCCGCCTCCCCAGCTCCCCAAAACCTGCTTTGTGTCACCTGCAATCCCACCACATTCCAACCTCTAAGCCTTTGCCTGAGCTGTGAACTCTGCCCAGGTTGTCCTTCTACCAACCCTCCTCTAGTTCCCTATCatgttctctctttctttcacccAAAGGGTTGCCATCCTACCTGAAGCATGCAAGCACcgtggcaggtggcttcttcagCCTCTACCACTTCTTCCAGCTGCACATGGTTTGGGTCGTGCTGCTCAGCCTCCTGTGCTACCTCGTCCTGTTCCTCTGCCGACATTCTTCCCATCGGGGTGTCTTCCTCTCCGTCACCATCCTCATCTACCTGCTTATGGGGTATGGGCGTGAGTCTTCATCCCTGTACCATCAGCAGAagagtgggtgggggtgggtgggtccCCAGGGCACCCCTCATGAGACTGTCCAGGACAGGGAGGGCATAGGATGTTTCTGGAGGTGGTGGAAATCTGGGAGGCTTGTTCTTTCCAGAGGGCTACCCTGGACAGGTGGCACTTGAgctccccctggaggagggagcccTGGAGAACTCTTCCTCCATGAGGTTGTGCAGGGCAGGGAAAATACGCTGTCTCTGCACCTTGGTTTTCCCCCCCTTTGCGGTGTCTGAGGCCAGGGGAGTCATAGGGCCAAGATCACCACCTTTTTCCTCAGTGAGATGCACATGGTGGATACCGTGACATGGCACAAGATGCGAGGTAGGCAGCCCTGGCTCTGtcccccgccccagccctccAGCCCCACTCCACCTCTCCTAAATCCCCCCACCctgtctctttccttccccatGCTTCTCCCTCATCTGCCTAGCTCACTGGACACGCAGCCCTCAGACTCCCCTCACGTCTGTGTTTCTCTCTACCAtgcctcttcccccaccccatctgTCTGTCCCATCTCATGTCCGTGCCTGACTCTCCATAGAGTCAGAACATCTGCCAGTCCTGGGCCCACCTGCTCAACTGCCTGTCTGACCCTGTGCCCACTCTCCACCCTTGCACTCTTCTTTCCTACCGCCTTTCAACCTGGTGATCCCCACATCCCCCCATGGCTACCTGCTCTCTTCTCATCCACTTGACCATGGGCACCACATGTAGGGGCCCAGATGATCGTGGCCATGAAGGCGGTGTCTCTGGGCTTCGACCTGGACAGGGGCGAGGTGGGCGCAGTGCCCTCACCTGTGGAGTTCATGGGCTACCTCTACTTCGTGGGCACCATCGTGTTCGGGCCCTGGATATCCTTCCACAGCTACCTACAGGCCGTCCAAGGTCACCCGCTGGTGAGGCCCTGGGTAGACAGGTGGGCAGGGACCGTGGGAGCCACCATGAGGCAGTGTTCATGGAGCCTTGATCCCCATAGAGCCGCCGATGGCTGCAGAAGGTGGCCCGGAGCCTGGCGCTGGCCCTGCTGTGCCTTGTGCTGTCCACCTGTGTGGGGCCCTACCTCTTCCCGTACTTCATTCCCCTTGATGGTGACCGCCTCCTTCGCAAGTGAGCACAGCCTTCGAGGCCTCTGCCCGGCAgtgagggggttggggagggaccTGGGGTCTCCCCAGCTCTGAGCTTGTCTCTTAATGCTTCTATCTGTCTTCTGTTACTACAGCAAGAAACGCAAAGTCAGGTAAATGAGGGCAGGTGCTGAGGGCAAGTGGGGCTGACTTGGGTGTGGGGGCATAGTCTGTAACTGATTGGTTCTGTGAGTCTGAGACTGATCATCTACCCAGTGACTAGACAGAGACTGAGTGTTTGTCTGAGGCTTTGGTTTGACCATGATTGGCCCTATAACTCAGTAGATACTCCATTACATACTGTACCTGTCTGTCCATCTGTTCTGCTATTCCACCATTAGAAGCAAGTTATATGAGTGCAATAGAGAGTAACAGATATGTGTCGGTTGGCGATGCTGACCTGTCTGTGACACTGGCTAGAGGTGTGTGTGGGTTTCTGCCTGTCAGCCAGGGACTCCTTGTGTGGGACTGGAgttctggctggctggctggctatGCGGTTGTCTGTGATGGGAGCATGTAGCTGTCACTAGATAGGCTAAACCTGGCTTGTCTCTAACTGTGGCTGGGAATGGATCTGTggcatgttgtgtgtgtgtctgtgatgaTTCTGCCTATGGATCTGCCTTCTCTGGCTCTTCAGTATTGTTCAACGGAGGGGCAGGACTGACCATCCACCCCTGGTGTGACTAGGATTTCATCCAGCTCTTTGATTACATGAACTTCTCCTCTCCTTACTGGCTGCTGATTGTGTCTGATGCTGAATGAGGCTCTGAAAGGTGGGATGACTTGCCCACTGTCACCCAACTACAGCCAGACATTAATCCCAGGCCTGAATCCAGAACCTACGCTTTTTCCAGTGGAAGATGTTTCCTGTCTTTGACCATGTCTGATTGTACAACTGACAGGATGACTGTCTCAAGTGTAGAATTGTGTACGTGTACATAACTGGGTGCTTGACGATCTCTGAGCCTAACTAAAGGACTTCTATGTGTCTTATGGTCACTGAATCTGGTCAGAGAGCTGGGAGTCTGATAGTATGTGTGTCTGCCCATGTAGCTGTGAGATCAGCCTCTAACAGTGGCTGGGTCTGGATGTCTGGCCAGGTGAAGCCGTGGGACCATGTCATATCATAGAGCAGCTCACACATCAATTTGAGCCACCTGAAACTAACCAACAGAGCATGGAAGGATGGATGTGTGTGACTATTATAGCATGACTGTCACCTCTTTTGCTGCCATGTTTCTGTCTGTCTTGTCGATGAACAACTCAGACCAGCTTCCAGGGCCTCTCtgactctctttcctttcttctctgctgcCTTCCTGACCCCTAGGGGCACCATGGTAAGGTGAGTCTACGGAGTTGGGCCAGGGATGCTGGCAATTGGGGGGTGTCACGCCTGGACCTGGGCATGATGCCTCTCTCTCTGGCTCCTTTTCCCCCAGGTGGCTGCGAGCCTACGAGAGTGCTGTCTCCTTCCACTTCAGCAACTACTTTGTGGGCTTTCTGTCCGAAGCCACGGCCACGTTGGCGGGGGCCGGCTTCACCGAGGAGAAGGATCACCTGGAAtggtggggagggctggggggctCCATCTCCCACAGGGTGCTGCCTAGAGGAGCAtcagggaggaggggggatgCTCCCAGGGGAGGGAACAACTAAGAACAAAAGTGTGACTCTCAGGTGGGTTAAATCCCAAATAAGTTTGCGTGTCTCTTTTGCCCACAGGGACCTGACAGTCTCTAAGCCACTGAATGTGGAGCTGCCCCGGTCCATGGTGGAAGTTGTCACAAGCTGGAACCTGCCCATGTCTTATTGGCTAAATAACTGTGAGTCACAAAGTCATAACTCCAAGAGGGTTGGCAGTCAACCCACACCCCTTTTCACATTCATACAACAAGTTGAAGATAGTAGGGACCAAAAAAACCTCCCAAACAACTTCTGTCCTTGTGGAGTTGACATTTTTGTTGGGGGGagcagtataattttaaaaaagacacagtAGTTCAGGTGGTGATATGTGCTGTGGTAAGAAAAATAGAGAGAAGGTGAAGATGATCTGGGAGTGTTAGGGGTGTGTGGGTGGGAGTGgatgcaattttaaataaatcaaccAGAGCAAGTCTCCCTGAGGAGCTAGTCTGAGCAAACACCTAGAGGTGAGAAAGAATCAATGCAAATATGTATGGGAGAAATGTAACAGATGGCAGGAACAGCAGTGCACAGGCCCTGACGCAGGTGTATACCTGGCACATTTGAGGCACAGTGAGGAGACCAGTagggctggagcagagggagcAAGGGGATGAGTGGCAGGAGGTGAGGTCTAAGAGGTGACAGAGCCTGGTCCTATAGGGTGTCTCTGCCCACAGGGAGGACTTTGGCTTTTTCTCTGAAAGAGACAGAGCAGGGGTATGAGCAGAGGAGGGCCACGGGCTGCCTTGGCCTGTTGTAACAGGATCCTCTGGCTATTGTGAGGAAAGACGGGGTGTTGAGGAGGGCAGCAGTGGAAATGGAGAAGTGAAATTCTGGATAAACTCCAAAGCTGGAACTGACAGAATATGCTAAGAGTTTGGTTATGAGAGTCAGGGGAGGAGCAGATCAAAGGTGATAGTGAGGCTTTTGGTCCTGATGAATTGGAAGGGTTTAGTTGACATTGGAAGGGTTTAGTTGACATTGGCCACACTTGGAAAGGTTGGGAGGGATAATCAGGAGCTAAGTTTTAGATAATGTGAAATTGGAGGCCATTATAGAGAGACTTCATCCTGGGGGCCCTGAGAGGTTGTGGGTATCCTCACCCTGCCCTAATGGCCCCCCAGGAAGGGCAGGGGGAAAGCTTAGGAGACTCTtgccccacctctccccaccccccgtAGATGTTTTCAAGAATGCTCTCCACCTGGGGACCTTCTCAGCCGTGCTGGTCACCTATGCAGCCAGCGCCCTCTTGCACGTGAGCAGAGCAGAGTGGGATCAGGATGGTagctgggtgggggtggtggggcctCCTGCTCACTCACCTCACTGCCTCCAACCCCACCCCAGGGCTTCAGCTTCCACCTGGCTGCAGTACTGCTGTCCCTGGCATTTATCACTTACGTGGAGCATGGTGAGTGCAGAACCCAACCCAACAGATGGGGTGGGTGGCTGGTGTTGGTTGGTGGCGGGCTGGAACCACTGTCACCTGAGGCTAACCTGACAGTCTTACCTTCCCCTTCCCTGCATCTGCCCTAGTTCTCCGAAAGCGCCTGGCTCGGATTCTCAGTGCCTGCGTCTTATCAAAACGGTGCCCACCAGACTGTTCACACCAGCATCGCTTGGTGAGGATTCAGCCTAGGCAGCCTTGTGGTCAACTCCCCCcttcaaaaattatttctctttccatcttATATCTATCTCATGGTGCCCAGCTTTCTCTTCCAGTCCTGAACCATGTTCATAACCTCACCTCTATTCACTGGCATCCATCTCTCTAATAAGAATGTATCAAGCAACTGCTGTATACCCACCTAGCGTTTATTTTCCCAATgaacatttgttgagcacctcCTGGTAcctggcactgttctaggtgctggagacacagtgatgaacaaaataaaccaaaatttCAGCCCTCTGGGACAAACATGTTAACAGGGGagacagtaaataaaaaataagtcagTTAAGTGTAGTAGCTTGTTAGGTTGTGATTAGTGCCAAGGAGAAAATACATAATGGAAGGGGCGAGGGAAATATCAGGGATGAGTGGTTTCAAGTTTAAGTGGGGAAGTGACTTTTGAGTTCTTTAACTGAAGGAGGTAAGGAAGGGGAGCATTTTGGGCAAAGGGAACAACCAGAGTAAAGGCCCCGAGATGGGAGAGAGCCTGAAATATTTGAGGAATAGTGAGGAGGCCAGGATGGCTTGAGCAGAGCAAGTCAGAGGGGGAGAGGCGGGCCCTGTAGGTCATAGTAGCGATTTGCTTTggtttgtgtctttttttcctcattcttttggCAACAAGAAGTATGGAGAATGTCAGATTTGCCTCTAACCAGCCAGCCAATGTTTATCACCATAAACCCCCAACTCAAAGCCCCACCCATcattcttcctcctctgcctgaATGCTCGAATCTCCCCCAATTTGGACATTCTCAAGCTAACAGTATCCTCATCCTTGGATACCCCTTGAGCTCCAGGAGGATCAGAACCATCTCTTTCCTACTCTGGCAGGGGGTGCCCTGGACATCCTTATTCCTGTGCCTAGAGTGtttccctcggagaaggcaatggcaacccactctagtactcttgcctgggaaatcccatggacggaggagcctggtaggctgcagtccatggggttgcaaagagtcagacatgactgaagcaacgtagcagcagcagcagcagcagagtgtttCCCAGGGAGCAGCTGCCCAGGTGGGATTGGAGGACAGTGATTAGGTCCAGCTGCCAGGCTTATCCATCTGTCTTCCACAGGGCCTGGGGGTGCGAGCCTTAAACCTGTTCTTTGGGGCCCTGGCCATCTTCCACCTAGCCTACCTGGGCTCCCTGTTTGATGTTGATGTGGACGACACCACAGAGgaacaggtaaggtggcctggggAGGGGGGGACCCTGGGCTGGGGGTCACCCAGGGATGTGCTACCTGCTCATCAGAACCATAAGAACAAAGGTGTGGAAGACAAGGCATGAGGACCTTGTGTCCAATGTCTCCAGCTTGGGTAACCACTGCTCCTTTGTCCTTCTCTCCCATTGTCCCTCTGGTTGATTGATACTGTTGGGTCTTTTACTTGGATAAAGTGtgcaaaatatgtttattttacttataaaatttattttctatagatagaatataaaatctgagttttccttttttaaaagttaattatttCATCATATTGTTACTTAGGTAGAACTcgcaagttttatttatttaatttgttaaaaatagtTTTACTTATATTGATTGTGCAAATCCTGGATTCTACTTTAAAAGTGTATGTTAAAATGTATATACTGTTTTTATTCAGGTAGAGTGTGCACATTCCAGATTTTACTCctctttaaatgaaaaacaatttgaaaGTAATGTTTATTTATATGGCACTAACAGGATCCaggttttgcttcttttttttttttttttttgccacaccaggcatcttgcgggatcttagttccctgaccaggaattgaaccctgggccaccacagtgaaaggacctagtcctaaccactggactaccaggaattcccttagttcaatttttaattgaaaataaaactttatgttttatattttgtcattaaaaaacaatttttgatttttcattcagGTTGAATGTGTAAAATCTgggttttgcttctttttaaataaaattgttggttttttattaaaactttaaaaaatagttaatgcaggaaattccctggcagtccagtggttagcacatggcgctttcactgctgaggcccaggttcaatccctggtcagggtactaaggTCCTGCTATCCTCAAggcacagctaaaaaaaaaatagttaatgcATATCGCATGGTTCAGACACCAAACAGTGTACAAGATATTCAGGGGAAAGTCTTATTCCTACCGTCTTACCTCCATCCTCTTATGGGTACCCATTTTTGTTCATTGTATTGAACTATTCTTCTAAAATATAAGCATAATAAGcagatataaaaaaatatttttaattccctCCCCCTGGTTTTTACCCTAAAGGTAACACATGAATGACACTGTGCTGCATGTTGCTCTTTTCACATAATTCCTGAAAACTTCCCACATTAAGACACAgagaagggacttccttggtccagtggctaagaccctgagctcccaatgcaatgggcctgggtttgatccccattcagggaactagatcccacataccacaacacctggcacagccaaataaataattttttttaaaaagacacagagtatcctcattcattttttccattGTGATATAATATAGTTTGTCCCTTATCAGTGAACACCCAGGTGATTTTCCACTCATTTTCTATTGTAAGTAATGCTACAGCAAGTAATAACGTCACATCCATGTGGATTCACAGAGGAGCAGACAGAACTGTAGGATCTAGTCTTGATAGCAATGGAGAAGTTACCTTTTCACCCTCCCACTAGCAGTGTGTGATCGTGCTTGTCACAACAATAACAGAGTGCCTCTCACACTTCACAGATATGTTTGTCAGTTTGAGTGGAAGGATGATGCATGAGGCTGAGTATCTTTTGATATGTTTAAGAgcgatttcattttttttccttttctgaaaatggCCTACTCACCTCCTCTGCTAatgtctgtctttttaaaaactcaatttcTAGGAACTCTATATATAAGGGAGAGTACAGGTCAGAGAGTGGGATCGCCTTGTCtcgtatttaaatttttaaaataggagaaaacacaaaagaaaaaagactaagTCTGCTTACCTTTCATATGTACTCAATCTCTTCTCTGGGGCCTCACTCAGGGTTGCAGTGGAGTCACAGAAACATCCTTGAGCAAAGGATGGGTTTTCCTGAGATCTTTATTCTTGCTGAGTGGGACCAACCATCACCTCTTTCCCACAGGGCTACGGCATGGCATACACTGTCCACAAATGGTCAGAGCTCAGCTGGGCCAGTCACTGGGTCACTTTTGGATGCTGGATCTTCTACCGTCTCATAGGCTGAGACACATCTGTGGACCATCACAAGCTCCCTCAAGACCCCTCCTCAGGGTGCCAGCTCTGATGGGTGATGAGGGAAGGCCCTCTAATTCTTGACCCTCTCTCCATCCTTGACCCCTCTCAACAcccatacacaaacacacacacacacaccgtttCCATGCCTGTcaatccccaccccaccacaaGGCGGGAAGGGAGTGGTCTCTCCTGGGACCTAGGGGTGGGGGATGCTTGGGGAAGCAGAGAGGGGGAGATCCAGGGCCTCCCCGCCTTCCTTGTCCCTTTTTATACAGTTTGTTATTatcaaataaaagtagaaaatatacaaaagccTCTTTCTTCACTGCTCAGTGGGGAATAGAAATGAATTAGGAAGGGGATACAGCATGGATAAAGGTTTGGAAGCTAGAAACCATGAAGAGGGAGGTTGTGATTGGTTTGTAGTTCATTTATTATCTTTCATGATTGAATGATGAGCCTGAGGATAGTACTGCTAGATGTGAGTGGGACCAGGACAGATTGGATACCTGGATATGGGGGAGGCCTGATACTAATTGTTTCAATTGGCTGAAAAACTGAGGAATTCCCATTCTAACTGGTTGCCCTGACTGGGACAGTGGAGGAAAAGCAAGACTTATGAAGAGTTGATGCCTATTTGTCCTTAGGACTGAGGGGTGTGGATTCTAATTGGATAGAAGGCCTGGGTTGGGTCTGGAGACTGACTGAGTAGTCTGGGTGCCCACTGGGTTAGAGTTATGGAGTTTTGATTCACTCTTAAGAGTTGGCACAGAGGGTTTGAGGGCCTCCATGTCAATTGGCCAGCAAGGCTGAGGGGCTTGGGTTTTGATTGGTTGTTCTGACTTGAAGTCCAGATGGAGATGGCCTGAGGGAGAGGTGGAGGCAGCAGTAAGATTTGATCTGCCTGTtagctgtatccaactctctgcaaccccatggactatagcccgcgggttcctctgtccgtgggatttcccaggcaagaatactggagtggattgccattcccttttccaggggatcttcccgacccagggatcgaacccacgtctcctgcattgcaggtggatgctttactgctgagccaccaggacttaTTTGTTTTACGTTTCCTTGCCCATTTTGGGGGGTTAGGATTGAAGGTTGATCTGGGAAAAGTTTTGGTTGCTCTGCTTTTACAAATAAGTGCAACGCAATGCTGATTCAACAGCAGATAAACACCCGATTTCCGATGGGatggaaacaagggaaacaagcCAAGACTTGCCACAGATTGGCTTCTGGCTGAAAATGCCCACCAACCAAAAATGGTACCACGCGCGAGGGCGGGGTCGGCGGCACACAGACAATAACTATTGGTTGAGAGCGGCACGGGCCTCCTTTCCAGCTCCTCCATTGGCCAGTTCCATAAGGCGGAACCTGTGAGAGGTTGGATTTTGAAGTAGTGATATTTCGGAGCCAGCGAGCGATCTTAGTGAGACCCGGGAGCCTGTGGGAGAGGCCGCTGCAAACGCGCTGTTGAGTGAGTTGCCCTCCGCCTGAAATGCCTCTCCATCCCTTAGCTCTCAATTGCTAAATGGCCAGACCTTGGCGCGCCTGCGCGAGACCTTTCCCCCGCCCCCACTTCCCCCGCCCCCACTTCCCCCGCCGCTTTGCCACCCTCACCACCCCTACGCGCCTGCGCCGGGCGGTCGGCTACTGCGCGGTTGTCGGGACTGCAAAAGATCTGCTTCTCATCAGGC
This genomic window contains:
- the PORCN gene encoding protein-serine O-palmitoleoyltransferase porcupine isoform X3; its protein translation is MATFSRQEFFQQLLQGCLLPTAQQGLDQIWLLLAICLACRLLWRLGLPSYLKHASTVAGGFFSLYHFFQLHMVWVVLLSLLCYLVLFLCRHSSHRGVFLSVTILIYLLMGEMHMVDTVTWHKMRGAQMIVAMKAVSLGFDLDRGEVGAVPSPVEFMGYLYFVGTIVFGPWISFHSYLQAVQGHPLSRRWLQKVARSLALALLCLVLSTCVGPYLFPYFIPLDGDRLLRKWLRAYESAVSFHFSNYFVGFLSEATATLAGAGFTEEKDHLEWDLTVSKPLNVELPRSMVEVVTSWNLPMSYWLNNYVFKNALHLGTFSAVLVTYAASALLHGFSFHLAAVLLSLAFITYVEHVLRKRLARILSACVLSKRCPPDCSHQHRLGLGVRALNLFFGALAIFHLAYLGSLFDVDVDDTTEEQGYGMAYTVHKWSELSWASHWVTFGCWIFYRLIG
- the PORCN gene encoding protein-serine O-palmitoleoyltransferase porcupine isoform X2; the protein is MATFSRQEFFQQLLQGCLLPTAQQGLDQIWLLLAICLACRLLWRLGLPSYLKHASTVAGGFFSLYHFFQLHMVWVVLLSLLCYLVLFLCRHSSHRGVFLSVTILIYLLMGEMHMVDTVTWHKMRGAQMIVAMKAVSLGFDLDRGEVGAVPSPVEFMGYLYFVGTIVFGPWISFHSYLQAVQGHPLSRRWLQKVARSLALALLCLVLSTCVGPYLFPYFIPLDGDRLLRKGTMVRWLRAYESAVSFHFSNYFVGFLSEATATLAGAGFTEEKDHLEWDLTVSKPLNVELPRSMVEVVTSWNLPMSYWLNNYVFKNALHLGTFSAVLVTYAASALLHGFSFHLAAVLLSLAFITYVEHVLRKRLARILSACVLSKRCPPDCSHQHRLGLGVRALNLFFGALAIFHLAYLGSLFDVDVDDTTEEQGYGMAYTVHKWSELSWASHWVTFGCWIFYRLIG
- the PORCN gene encoding protein-serine O-palmitoleoyltransferase porcupine isoform X4; amino-acid sequence: MVWVVLLSLLCYLVLFLCRHSSHRGVFLSVTILIYLLMGEMHMVDTVTWHKMRGAQMIVAMKAVSLGFDLDRGEVGAVPSPVEFMGYLYFVGTIVFGPWISFHSYLQAVQGHPLSRRWLQKVARSLALALLCLVLSTCVGPYLFPYFIPLDGDRLLRNKKRKVRGTMVRWLRAYESAVSFHFSNYFVGFLSEATATLAGAGFTEEKDHLEWDLTVSKPLNVELPRSMVEVVTSWNLPMSYWLNNYVFKNALHLGTFSAVLVTYAASALLHGFSFHLAAVLLSLAFITYVEHVLRKRLARILSACVLSKRCPPDCSHQHRLGLGVRALNLFFGALAIFHLAYLGSLFDVDVDDTTEEQGYGMAYTVHKWSELSWASHWVTFGCWIFYRLIG
- the PORCN gene encoding protein-serine O-palmitoleoyltransferase porcupine isoform X1 codes for the protein MATFSRQEFFQQLLQGCLLPTAQQGLDQIWLLLAICLACRLLWRLGLPSYLKHASTVAGGFFSLYHFFQLHMVWVVLLSLLCYLVLFLCRHSSHRGVFLSVTILIYLLMGEMHMVDTVTWHKMRGAQMIVAMKAVSLGFDLDRGEVGAVPSPVEFMGYLYFVGTIVFGPWISFHSYLQAVQGHPLSRRWLQKVARSLALALLCLVLSTCVGPYLFPYFIPLDGDRLLRNKKRKVRGTMVRWLRAYESAVSFHFSNYFVGFLSEATATLAGAGFTEEKDHLEWDLTVSKPLNVELPRSMVEVVTSWNLPMSYWLNNYVFKNALHLGTFSAVLVTYAASALLHGFSFHLAAVLLSLAFITYVEHVLRKRLARILSACVLSKRCPPDCSHQHRLGLGVRALNLFFGALAIFHLAYLGSLFDVDVDDTTEEQGYGMAYTVHKWSELSWASHWVTFGCWIFYRLIG